From the Vibrio metoecus genome, one window contains:
- a CDS encoding LysR substrate-binding domain-containing protein yields the protein MLKSQQVASLHTFMQVAQYSSFSLAAAALHLTTGAISQQMLQLEAQLGFSLFERHSRGVRLTEAGRILLTTVQRSYQDIEQTIHSLVPSTERKEIRLKLTPSFAFKWLVPRLEDFYRRHPEIQIQTFAEGALVDSERRDYDLAIDYGALPYPRREAQLLMEEWLLPVMSTNYLAAHSWLQQDWANAENWQQVVLLHDAMPWANAARDQEWHYWAQQMGITLPERRDHYFNRTDMAMSAAEAGVGIAMARTALLSNELDTGRLVTPFAPIRAKAGYFLITHQATDATQVFCQWLQKQIPVQVSQTDRDSAL from the coding sequence ATGTTAAAAAGCCAGCAAGTTGCCAGTTTGCATACTTTTATGCAGGTAGCTCAATACTCCAGCTTTAGCTTAGCTGCTGCGGCTCTCCATCTCACCACGGGGGCGATAAGCCAACAAATGTTGCAGTTGGAAGCGCAGCTGGGTTTTAGCTTATTTGAACGGCATTCTCGCGGGGTACGTTTAACTGAGGCTGGACGAATCCTACTGACGACGGTGCAACGTAGCTATCAAGATATTGAACAGACAATTCACAGTTTAGTGCCATCAACGGAGCGAAAAGAGATCCGGCTGAAACTGACACCGTCATTTGCGTTTAAGTGGTTGGTTCCGCGGCTAGAGGACTTTTATCGCCGTCATCCGGAAATTCAGATTCAGACGTTCGCGGAAGGCGCGTTGGTGGATAGTGAGCGGCGTGATTACGATCTGGCGATTGATTATGGCGCGTTACCTTATCCGCGGCGAGAAGCGCAGTTATTGATGGAGGAGTGGTTATTGCCCGTGATGAGCACGAACTATCTCGCAGCCCATTCTTGGTTACAGCAGGATTGGGCAAACGCAGAAAATTGGCAGCAGGTCGTGCTACTGCATGATGCGATGCCATGGGCGAATGCAGCACGCGACCAAGAGTGGCACTACTGGGCTCAGCAAATGGGTATTACCTTGCCTGAGCGGCGTGATCACTATTTCAACCGCACGGATATGGCGATGTCTGCTGCAGAGGCCGGAGTGGGGATTGCAATGGCGCGTACTGCCTTACTTTCAAACGAACTCGATACAGGGCGTTTGGTTACCCCCTTTGCTCCCATTCGAGCCAAGGCTGGCTACTTTTTGATTACTCACCAAGCCACTGACGCGACGCAAGTTTTTTGCCAGTGGTTGCAAAAGCAAATTCCGGTGCAGGTTAGCCAAACCGATCGCGATTCTGCGCTATAG
- a CDS encoding ATP-binding protein, with protein MNISLTQFLHTKVCQTLSFQQRVGALLVAMVVIQLSLVAGFFHQTLSETLEDQISTKALIQAREIATDPNLIVLIQQNRLAEVQAKIDRLQRISDANFIVIGDANGIRIAHPDEQKIGLPMQGGDSIRALKEGEYYTSTQKGSLGWAIRGKAAIVAPSGEILGVVSVGYLLDNISSWLRVYSYPVIFTVLLLMLLSALGAWIFTRHIKQQMFNMEPEEIAMNLNLQQSILQSVYEGIVAISLKGEILSVNAKALNILGIAHQPTHLIGRNVQEFITPTCFFMGASPFGKLAQQNRVSQQDELISCNGETLVANRVPINSGQQQIGWVVSFRRRNDFNTLTSQLTQIRQHNDNLRVMSHEFANRLSTIGGLIQIGAYDEAVKTIRRETAEQQQLIDFIAQTFHPKVIAGLLLGKYSRAKELGLCLEFDPLSHLHQEPQCMTSDELAAVLGNLLDNAFEATLKNPHSNKTISLLLTDNGEELVIEVADNGIGISADIAQTLFLKGVSSKNQEGHGIGLYLVHQFVTQAHGSILIDSAEPQGTIFSIFIPNRPNTLAVENLPELAERA; from the coding sequence ATGAACATATCCCTCACGCAATTTTTACACACCAAAGTCTGCCAGACGCTTTCGTTTCAACAGAGGGTCGGCGCTCTGTTGGTGGCTATGGTGGTGATCCAGCTTTCGCTGGTGGCCGGCTTTTTTCATCAAACCTTAAGTGAAACCTTAGAAGATCAGATCAGTACCAAAGCGCTAATTCAAGCGCGTGAGATTGCGACCGATCCCAATCTCATTGTGCTGATCCAACAAAATCGGCTTGCTGAAGTGCAGGCCAAAATCGATCGTTTACAACGCATCTCGGATGCCAATTTTATTGTGATTGGCGATGCCAATGGCATTCGCATCGCGCATCCGGATGAGCAAAAAATCGGCTTACCGATGCAAGGAGGAGACAGTATTCGCGCATTAAAAGAGGGCGAATATTACACCTCAACTCAAAAAGGCAGCCTAGGTTGGGCAATTCGAGGCAAAGCCGCGATTGTTGCCCCTTCGGGAGAGATCCTCGGCGTGGTTTCTGTTGGCTACCTGCTCGATAACATCAGCAGTTGGCTGCGGGTTTACTCCTACCCAGTGATTTTCACTGTGCTGCTTTTAATGCTGCTTTCTGCGCTCGGCGCTTGGATCTTTACCCGCCATATCAAACAGCAGATGTTCAATATGGAGCCGGAAGAGATCGCCATGAACCTCAACCTACAGCAGTCGATTTTACAAAGTGTGTATGAAGGTATCGTCGCGATCAGCTTGAAAGGGGAAATCCTGTCCGTCAATGCTAAGGCACTGAATATTTTGGGCATTGCCCATCAGCCGACTCATTTGATTGGGCGTAATGTTCAAGAGTTCATCACTCCAACCTGCTTTTTTATGGGCGCAAGCCCGTTTGGCAAGTTGGCGCAGCAAAACCGTGTCAGCCAGCAAGATGAACTGATCAGCTGTAATGGTGAAACCTTGGTCGCGAATCGGGTACCGATCAATTCTGGGCAGCAACAAATCGGCTGGGTGGTCAGTTTTCGTCGCCGCAATGATTTCAACACGCTCACCTCGCAGCTCACCCAGATCCGTCAACATAACGATAATTTGCGCGTGATGAGTCACGAGTTTGCCAACCGCCTCTCGACCATCGGCGGCTTAATTCAAATCGGTGCGTATGACGAAGCAGTGAAAACCATCCGCCGCGAAACGGCAGAGCAGCAACAGCTGATCGATTTCATCGCCCAAACTTTTCACCCGAAAGTAATCGCGGGGTTACTGCTGGGGAAATACAGCCGCGCCAAAGAGTTAGGGCTGTGCTTGGAGTTCGATCCGCTATCGCATCTACACCAAGAGCCGCAGTGCATGACCTCAGATGAACTGGCGGCGGTACTTGGCAATCTGCTGGATAACGCGTTTGAAGCTACGCTAAAAAATCCACACAGCAATAAAACCATTTCTCTGCTGCTAACCGATAACGGTGAGGAGTTGGTGATTGAAGTGGCGGACAACGGCATCGGGATCTCGGCCGACATCGCCCAAACTTTGTTTCTCAAGGGAGTGAGTAGCAAAAACCAAGAAGGACACGGTATCGGACTTTACCTTGTCCATCAATTTGTCACTCAGGCTCATGGATCGATTCTTATCGACAGTGCGGAGCCGCAAGGGACTATTTTTTCTATTTTTATTCCCAATAGACCCAACACGCTTGCAGTGGAAAACCTTCCAGAGCTTGCCGAACGGGCATAA
- a CDS encoding alanine/glycine:cation symporter family protein yields MQSFVDFLNGIIWSPALIYLCLGAGLFYSILTRFVQVRHFFEMWRLLLNNKESSKGISSFQALAVSLSGRVGTGNIAGVAAAIGFGGPGAVFWMWTVAFFGAATAYAESTLAQIYKEEDNGEFRGGPAYYIEKAMGQKWYAWIFAIATIFACGVLLPGVQSNSIGNAVESAFGSGPMIETAIGTFSFAKIFTGTVVSILLGFIIFGGVKRIASFTQIVVPFMALAYIITAFVIILLNIGEVPRIIAMIVGDAFSPMAGVGAAIGWGVKRGVYSNEAGQGTGPHAAAAASVEHPAQQGLVQSFSIYIDTLMVCSATAFMILITGAYNVHGAAEGMFLVQNLPADIIASSPAFTQIAVDSALPGIGKPFVAFALFFFAFTTILAYYYIAETNVAYIRRTFKVDGLMFVLKIVLMAAVFYGTVKTANLAWALGDVGVGLMAWLNIVGIIIIFFMSKPTMAALKDYEDQQKQGVTEFTFNPVKLGIKGATYWEGKYLRKTGKAPTAEVKETQRVEQTSSL; encoded by the coding sequence ATGCAGTCATTTGTTGATTTTCTGAATGGAATCATCTGGAGTCCGGCGCTGATTTATCTCTGCCTTGGCGCTGGTTTGTTTTATTCCATTCTGACTCGTTTTGTACAGGTTCGTCACTTCTTCGAAATGTGGCGCCTACTTCTGAATAATAAAGAATCCTCAAAAGGGATCTCCTCTTTCCAAGCACTCGCCGTATCACTTTCTGGTCGCGTGGGTACGGGTAACATTGCCGGCGTTGCAGCCGCTATCGGTTTCGGTGGCCCTGGTGCTGTATTCTGGATGTGGACCGTTGCCTTTTTTGGCGCTGCTACCGCGTATGCAGAATCGACTCTGGCTCAGATTTATAAGGAAGAAGACAACGGTGAATTCCGTGGTGGCCCAGCTTACTACATCGAAAAAGCCATGGGGCAAAAATGGTATGCGTGGATCTTCGCGATTGCGACCATCTTTGCTTGTGGTGTGCTATTACCGGGCGTGCAATCCAACAGTATCGGCAACGCCGTTGAGTCAGCATTTGGCTCGGGCCCAATGATTGAAACCGCTATCGGTACCTTTAGTTTCGCCAAAATTTTCACCGGTACAGTGGTTTCTATCCTGCTCGGCTTCATTATTTTTGGTGGCGTAAAACGTATCGCAAGCTTCACTCAGATCGTCGTTCCGTTTATGGCGCTGGCCTACATCATCACTGCGTTCGTGATCATTCTGCTCAACATCGGTGAAGTTCCACGCATTATTGCGATGATCGTCGGCGATGCATTCTCGCCGATGGCAGGTGTAGGTGCGGCGATTGGTTGGGGGGTAAAACGTGGGGTTTACTCTAACGAAGCTGGTCAAGGTACTGGCCCACATGCAGCGGCAGCGGCAAGTGTGGAACACCCAGCCCAACAAGGCTTAGTGCAATCTTTCTCTATCTACATTGATACCTTGATGGTCTGTTCAGCCACCGCGTTCATGATTTTGATCACGGGTGCCTACAACGTACACGGTGCAGCTGAAGGTATGTTCCTTGTGCAAAACCTGCCAGCGGACATCATTGCCAGCAGCCCAGCCTTTACCCAAATTGCGGTGGATAGCGCCCTACCCGGCATTGGTAAACCGTTCGTGGCGTTTGCGCTGTTCTTCTTCGCTTTTACTACAATTTTGGCTTACTACTACATCGCCGAAACTAACGTGGCCTATATCCGCCGTACCTTCAAAGTCGATGGCTTGATGTTTGTGCTCAAAATCGTGCTCATGGCCGCCGTGTTCTACGGTACGGTCAAAACCGCCAACTTGGCGTGGGCTTTAGGTGATGTAGGCGTCGGCTTGATGGCGTGGCTCAACATCGTCGGCATCATCATCATCTTCTTTATGTCTAAGCCAACCATGGCTGCACTGAAAGATTATGAAGATCAGCAAAAACAAGGCGTGACCGAATTTACCTTCAACCCAGTGAAACTTGGCATCAAAGGTGCGACGTACTGGGAAGGAAAATACCTTCGCAAAACGGGCAAAGCCCCAACCGCGGAAGTGAAAGAGACCCAAAGGGTAGAGCAAACTAGCTCACTATAA
- a CDS encoding acetate uptake transporter: protein MSTKLANPAPLGLMGFGMTTILLNIHNAGFFPIDSMILAMGIFYGGLSQVIVGIMCFKRGDTFGTTAFTSYGLFWLTLVGLIVMPHMGLPASPAPFMGWYLALWGIFTGFMFIGSLCYPTAKQVVFGSLTILFALLAARDFTGSELIGTIAGFEGIFCGASAIYFAMAQVLNNEYGRVVLPIGEKRVQPVKAQELAA from the coding sequence ATGTCCACTAAGCTAGCCAACCCAGCACCACTCGGTCTGATGGGTTTCGGTATGACCACCATTCTGCTTAATATCCATAACGCAGGTTTTTTCCCAATCGACTCGATGATTCTGGCGATGGGTATTTTTTACGGCGGTCTGAGTCAAGTTATCGTCGGCATCATGTGCTTTAAGCGTGGTGACACCTTCGGTACAACGGCATTTACTTCTTACGGTCTGTTCTGGTTGACGCTGGTTGGCTTGATCGTAATGCCACACATGGGGCTGCCTGCAAGCCCAGCGCCTTTCATGGGTTGGTACTTAGCTCTGTGGGGTATCTTCACTGGTTTTATGTTCATTGGTTCTCTGTGCTACCCAACTGCCAAGCAAGTGGTATTCGGTTCACTGACTATTTTGTTTGCTCTGCTGGCTGCTCGTGATTTCACTGGTAGCGAACTGATTGGCACAATTGCTGGTTTTGAAGGCATTTTCTGTGGTGCAAGCGCAATCTACTTTGCGATGGCACAAGTGCTGAACAATGAATACGGTCGTGTTGTTCTGCCTATCGGCGAAAAGCGCGTACAGCCTGTTAAAGCACAAGAGCTTGCAGCATAA
- a CDS encoding response regulator, which translates to MMELIDVLIVEDETSIADVHSFYLKQTARFRPVGVAQSINEARNMVRILKPKLIFLDNYLPDGRGIEFLKELTHQPQAPDVIFITAASDMETVREAVRCGVFDYLLKPIAYDRVQNSLERYLKYISSLRANDSVNQRHVDELFNFQAKTEQLDGLPKGIDELTLIKIQEIYHHEPQAAYTAELLGQAIGISKTTARRYLEYCVASGFLEACIQHGRVGRPERLYQKR; encoded by the coding sequence ATGATGGAATTAATCGACGTATTGATCGTAGAGGATGAAACGAGCATTGCTGACGTGCACAGCTTTTATCTCAAACAAACCGCCCGCTTTCGCCCCGTCGGCGTGGCACAAAGTATCAACGAAGCGCGCAATATGGTGCGCATTCTCAAACCTAAACTGATTTTCTTGGATAACTACCTGCCCGATGGTCGTGGCATTGAGTTTTTGAAAGAGTTAACCCATCAACCGCAAGCGCCGGATGTCATTTTTATCACCGCCGCTTCGGATATGGAGACCGTGCGCGAAGCCGTACGCTGCGGGGTTTTTGATTACCTGTTAAAACCGATCGCCTACGATCGAGTACAAAACTCGCTGGAACGGTATCTGAAATACATCAGCTCGCTGCGCGCCAATGACAGTGTGAATCAACGACACGTCGATGAGCTATTTAATTTTCAAGCCAAAACCGAGCAGCTTGATGGGTTGCCGAAAGGGATTGATGAACTGACCTTAATCAAAATCCAAGAGATTTATCACCATGAACCGCAAGCGGCCTACACTGCAGAATTGTTAGGACAAGCGATTGGGATCAGCAAAACCACGGCCAGACGTTATTTGGAATATTGTGTGGCCAGTGGTTTTCTGGAGGCCTGTATTCAGCATGGCCGGGTGGGTCGTCCCGAACGACTTTATCAAAAGCGCTAG
- a CDS encoding D-amino acid dehydrogenase: MEVLVLGSGVVGLTSAWYLAQAGHDVTVVDRQPRSAEETSFANAGQISYGYSSPWAAPGIPQKALKWMLEEHAPLKIQPSLDPALLSWMGKMLLNCQLSRYQVNKSRMLAIANHSRECLKALNQTYSLDYQGRQRGTLQVFRDEKQLAAIEKDMQLLAQSGVRFELLNVAQCLIHEPGLAPVQKKLVGGLWLPDDETGDCYLFCQQLTELAKQQGVRFHFDCHIQQLVNEGKKIIGVQTDLGLLKADAYVMALGSYSTPLLKPLGIDIPVYPVKGYSLTLPIIDEKFAPQSTVMDETYKVALTRFADRIRVAGTAELAGFDPAIPEARKATIEMVARDLFPHGGDFAQGQFWTGFRPMTPDGTPIIGATPYTNLYTNTGHGTLGWTMACGSASILADVITQGESTLSRLGLDLFRYPKAS; this comes from the coding sequence ATGGAAGTTTTGGTTTTAGGCAGTGGTGTGGTCGGATTAACCAGTGCTTGGTATCTTGCGCAAGCTGGCCATGATGTCACCGTCGTCGATCGCCAACCACGTAGCGCCGAAGAAACCAGCTTTGCAAACGCAGGGCAAATCTCCTATGGCTACTCTTCCCCTTGGGCTGCGCCGGGCATTCCGCAAAAAGCCCTGAAATGGATGCTAGAAGAACACGCGCCACTCAAAATTCAGCCCTCGCTTGATCCTGCATTACTGAGCTGGATGGGAAAAATGCTGCTCAACTGCCAACTGTCGCGCTACCAAGTTAATAAATCTCGGATGTTGGCGATTGCCAACCACAGCCGTGAGTGTTTAAAAGCACTCAATCAAACCTATTCGCTCGATTACCAAGGCCGCCAACGCGGCACTTTACAAGTATTTCGTGATGAAAAGCAGTTAGCTGCGATTGAAAAAGACATGCAGCTTCTGGCGCAAAGTGGCGTACGTTTTGAATTGCTGAATGTCGCCCAGTGTCTGATTCATGAACCGGGGCTCGCCCCAGTGCAGAAAAAATTGGTGGGTGGTCTATGGCTACCGGATGACGAAACAGGCGATTGTTACTTGTTTTGCCAACAGCTAACCGAACTTGCCAAGCAACAAGGTGTGCGTTTTCACTTTGATTGCCACATCCAACAATTGGTTAATGAAGGCAAAAAGATCATCGGTGTCCAAACCGATTTAGGCTTGCTCAAAGCAGATGCTTATGTGATGGCTCTGGGCAGTTATTCAACCCCGTTACTCAAACCGCTCGGCATTGATATTCCTGTCTATCCAGTAAAAGGATACTCGCTAACCTTACCGATTATTGATGAAAAATTTGCGCCGCAATCGACCGTGATGGATGAAACTTATAAGGTTGCGCTGACTCGCTTTGCCGATCGGATCCGCGTAGCGGGAACGGCAGAGCTAGCCGGTTTTGATCCTGCGATTCCAGAAGCACGTAAAGCGACGATTGAAATGGTCGCGCGTGATTTGTTTCCGCACGGAGGGGATTTTGCGCAAGGGCAATTCTGGACCGGCTTTCGCCCGATGACACCCGATGGCACACCAATCATCGGTGCCACTCCGTATACCAACCTCTATACCAACACTGGGCATGGCACACTGGGATGGACGATGGCTTGCGGCTCCGCCAGTATTCTGGCCGATGTGATCACTCAGGGCGAAAGCACACTGAGCCGATTAGGACTAGATCTGTTCCGTTATCCAAAAGCATCCTAA
- a CDS encoding alkyl/aryl-sulfatase, whose amino-acid sequence MKTVCKPTLLAVLVATSAPVLAHSFTAETKAPSATTQAFAEELRSTLPFADQEDFKLVEKGLIAQQKDLKIKDATGKVVWELGNYSFLLDGRDYDSIHPSLQRQAQLNMHHGLYKVTDRIYQVRGYDLANITFVKGDTGWIVFDPLTVPATSKAALDFVNQELGERPVKAVVYSHAHADHFGGVKGIVNQEQVDRGEVPIIAPKGFLEHAVAENVLAGNAMSRRTTYQYGNVLLKGATGQVDAAIGKNVAQGEVSLIAPTKVITEQTETLVIDGVTMEFQNTPGTESPAEMNTYFPQFKALWMAENTVGGLHNVYTLRGAEVRDAQAWSKYINQSIHRYAKKADVMFASHSWPRWGNDNINYFLRKQRDMYGYINDQALRLANHGVTINEIQDEFHVPDVLAKEWYNRGYHGSYHRNAKAVINKYLGYFDMNPATLRPLSPTDAAPKYVAAMGGMANVLKQGQAAFDQGEYRWCAEIVDKAVFAEPSNKQARYLQADCLEQLGYQSESAGERNTYLMGAYELRNGLPTVSATKTASADMVVAMDTELFLDYLGVRLNGDKAAGVDYTINFVLPDVNEKFLVELENAHLNNLKGIQSDKPDMTLTLNRSELNQVLMGKTTIQQLAKEGKATIEGNAKALTDIAGMLDNFEFWFNIIEPKTK is encoded by the coding sequence ATGAAAACAGTCTGTAAACCTACCTTGTTGGCTGTATTGGTTGCCACCTCAGCACCGGTTTTAGCCCATTCTTTTACTGCAGAAACCAAAGCGCCGAGTGCAACCACACAGGCTTTTGCTGAAGAGCTGCGCAGCACACTGCCCTTTGCGGATCAAGAAGATTTCAAACTGGTTGAGAAAGGTCTGATCGCACAGCAAAAAGATCTCAAAATTAAAGATGCAACCGGCAAAGTGGTTTGGGAATTAGGTAATTACAGCTTCCTATTGGATGGCCGTGACTACGACAGTATTCACCCAAGCTTACAACGCCAAGCTCAACTCAATATGCACCACGGTTTGTATAAAGTGACGGATCGCATTTATCAGGTGCGTGGTTACGATTTGGCTAACATCACCTTTGTGAAAGGGGATACCGGTTGGATTGTGTTTGATCCACTGACGGTTCCTGCGACATCAAAAGCCGCTCTGGATTTTGTTAATCAAGAGTTAGGTGAGCGTCCAGTAAAAGCCGTGGTGTACAGTCATGCGCATGCTGACCATTTTGGCGGCGTGAAAGGGATTGTGAACCAAGAGCAAGTTGATCGTGGTGAAGTGCCGATCATCGCACCAAAAGGTTTCTTAGAGCATGCAGTTGCAGAGAACGTATTGGCGGGGAACGCCATGTCGCGTCGTACCACGTACCAATATGGTAACGTGTTGCTGAAAGGGGCTACGGGGCAAGTTGATGCGGCGATTGGTAAAAACGTAGCACAAGGTGAAGTGAGCCTAATTGCACCAACGAAAGTGATCACTGAGCAAACGGAAACGTTGGTGATCGATGGCGTAACCATGGAGTTCCAGAACACGCCAGGAACCGAATCGCCAGCGGAAATGAACACCTACTTCCCACAGTTTAAAGCCTTGTGGATGGCAGAAAACACAGTTGGTGGTTTACACAACGTCTACACTCTGCGTGGTGCGGAAGTGCGTGATGCACAAGCATGGAGTAAATACATCAACCAATCGATTCATAGGTACGCGAAAAAGGCGGATGTGATGTTCGCTTCACATTCTTGGCCACGTTGGGGTAATGACAACATCAACTATTTCCTACGTAAACAGCGTGATATGTACGGTTACATTAACGATCAGGCGCTGCGTTTGGCTAACCATGGCGTCACCATCAATGAGATTCAGGATGAATTCCATGTTCCTGATGTGCTCGCCAAAGAATGGTATAACCGCGGTTATCACGGCAGTTACCATCGCAATGCCAAAGCGGTGATCAACAAATATCTGGGTTACTTTGATATGAACCCTGCGACCTTGCGCCCGCTATCACCGACCGATGCGGCACCGAAATACGTGGCGGCAATGGGCGGCATGGCCAATGTTCTCAAGCAAGGGCAGGCTGCGTTTGATCAAGGTGAGTACCGTTGGTGTGCGGAGATTGTCGATAAAGCCGTGTTTGCCGAGCCGAGCAATAAACAAGCTCGTTACTTACAGGCGGATTGCTTGGAGCAACTGGGCTACCAGAGTGAATCTGCTGGTGAGCGTAACACCTATTTGATGGGGGCTTATGAACTGCGCAATGGTCTACCAACCGTCTCAGCGACGAAAACGGCTAGTGCGGATATGGTGGTGGCGATGGATACCGAACTGTTCCTTGATTATCTCGGTGTACGTCTCAATGGCGATAAAGCTGCGGGTGTGGATTACACCATCAACTTTGTTCTGCCGGATGTGAATGAGAAATTCTTGGTTGAACTGGAAAACGCCCATTTGAATAACTTAAAAGGTATTCAATCGGATAAGCCAGATATGACACTGACGCTGAATCGTTCTGAATTGAATCAGGTGCTGATGGGCAAAACTACCATTCAACAGTTAGCCAAAGAAGGCAAAGCGACGATAGAAGGCAACGCAAAAGCGCTGACCGATATTGCCGGAATGCTAGATAACTTCGAATTCTGGTTCAATATTATCGAACCGAAAACGAAGTAA
- a CDS encoding LysR family transcriptional regulator — MLRDYDLNLLTVFDAVMTLGSVNRSAEKLNMTSAAVSQNLARLREQVGEPLFVRQGRGLQPTQHALNMHKHISEGLSAIRFGLEADASFDPATSTREFIIGGQAYFDLVVLPQLLQKISDIAPHITVNLKSYEDDHFTPSQVLSEREADLFLASLPISHPSIITTQITEEALVVVYSKNHPRLGSSLSFEQFFAEKHTALTSRRFGNYLFSSLVDQALPARRVHYQSDSMLNLMATASVTDLLCFTPKRLADMWAEKLGLFIQPLPFEIRAVPTFICWHKAKQQDKGLIWLREQIEAVLC, encoded by the coding sequence ATGCTGCGAGATTACGACCTAAACCTACTGACAGTGTTTGATGCTGTGATGACGCTAGGCTCGGTGAACAGATCGGCAGAAAAGTTGAACATGACTTCAGCCGCGGTTAGCCAAAATTTGGCTCGTTTACGTGAACAGGTGGGGGAGCCTTTGTTTGTCCGGCAAGGGCGTGGATTGCAGCCAACTCAGCACGCACTCAATATGCACAAACACATTTCTGAAGGTTTAAGTGCGATTCGTTTTGGACTTGAAGCAGACGCGAGTTTTGACCCTGCAACCAGCACTCGCGAATTTATCATTGGTGGACAGGCGTATTTTGATTTGGTCGTGTTGCCGCAACTGCTGCAAAAAATCAGCGACATCGCTCCGCATATCACGGTCAATTTAAAATCCTATGAAGATGACCATTTCACACCCAGTCAGGTACTGAGCGAGCGAGAAGCCGATCTATTTTTAGCCTCACTCCCCATCAGCCATCCTTCTATTATTACCACTCAGATCACCGAGGAGGCTTTAGTTGTGGTGTACTCCAAAAATCATCCTCGGCTAGGGAGCTCCTTGAGCTTTGAGCAATTTTTCGCTGAAAAACACACGGCATTAACCAGTCGCCGTTTTGGGAACTATTTGTTTTCCAGCTTGGTGGATCAAGCACTGCCAGCGCGTAGAGTCCATTATCAAAGTGATTCAATGTTGAACCTTATGGCGACCGCATCGGTGACGGATCTCCTGTGTTTTACTCCTAAGCGCTTGGCGGATATGTGGGCAGAAAAATTGGGGTTATTTATTCAGCCGTTACCGTTTGAAATTCGCGCTGTTCCAACGTTTATCTGTTGGCACAAAGCCAAACAACAAGACAAAGGCTTGATCTGGTTGCGCGAGCAAATTGAGGCTGTTCTCTGTTGA
- a CDS encoding DOPA 4,5-dioxygenase family protein: MFHAHVYFDPDQAIVAERFRQQIARERRDVIALFGLVPRRVGPHVKPMFELHFRDNQYGLIEWLEANRGALSVLIHPVSGDDAYDHQDDQIRWLGEALGINRTIFRYIH, from the coding sequence ATGTTTCATGCTCATGTTTATTTTGATCCAGACCAAGCGATCGTCGCTGAACGTTTTCGCCAACAGATTGCCCGTGAACGCCGTGATGTGATCGCGTTATTTGGCCTAGTGCCACGCCGTGTTGGCCCGCATGTTAAGCCGATGTTTGAACTGCATTTTCGCGATAATCAGTATGGGCTTATCGAGTGGTTAGAGGCGAATCGCGGTGCGCTGAGTGTGCTCATTCATCCGGTATCGGGCGATGATGCTTATGACCATCAAGATGACCAGATCCGCTGGTTGGGTGAGGCGCTAGGCATTAATCGCACGATTTTCCGTTACATTCATTAA